A part of Longimicrobium sp. genomic DNA contains:
- a CDS encoding FAD-dependent oxidoreductase, whose amino-acid sequence MSAEAMRVAVAGAGPAGLAAAFRLARAGARVTVFESRGRVGGRTFTDEVGGVRIDAGVQLFSSAFRSFLRLLREAGGDGLSAEAPGRDALWRGGKAHEVVYGSPTSMLASGALPFTLKLRLGAHYLPFLSRHAESLRMDALELAAGAGLDRESIARWGERELGRDFVDLLAHPLLATLYGLAAEEASAGFYHALARQGTHMQVLALRGGAAAFCGLLARAVGLSGGEVRLDAPVRAVRADGAGVEVAGDAGSERFDAAVVAVPAPAARELAGGWMPALADWLAGVAVRPTATLGLVTDRPLGVRWFGLSFARGESRAAAAVCALEAKPAALVPPGRGALVVFPLPDAGARWLGLAPEEALRAALPDLAKPFPRIESMLQAVRLYPWPHGWTLFRPGSLEHLARFRAGGLETDPRVAFAGDYLYAPTVEGAVTAGLRAAERILSRAQAAAG is encoded by the coding sequence ATGAGCGCGGAGGCGATGCGGGTGGCGGTGGCCGGCGCCGGGCCGGCGGGGCTGGCGGCGGCCTTCCGGCTGGCGCGCGCGGGCGCGCGGGTCACGGTCTTCGAGTCGCGGGGCCGGGTCGGCGGCCGCACCTTCACCGACGAGGTGGGCGGCGTGCGGATCGACGCCGGCGTGCAGCTCTTCTCCTCGGCGTTCCGCTCCTTCCTGCGGCTCCTGCGCGAGGCCGGGGGCGACGGGCTGAGCGCCGAGGCGCCCGGGCGCGACGCGCTCTGGCGCGGGGGGAAGGCGCACGAGGTGGTCTACGGCTCGCCCACCAGCATGCTGGCCTCGGGGGCGCTCCCCTTCACGCTCAAGCTGAGGCTGGGCGCCCACTACCTCCCCTTCCTCTCGCGCCACGCCGAGAGCCTGCGGATGGACGCGCTGGAGCTCGCGGCAGGCGCGGGGCTCGACCGCGAGTCGATCGCCCGCTGGGGCGAGCGCGAGCTGGGGCGCGACTTCGTGGACCTCCTGGCCCACCCCCTCCTGGCCACCCTCTACGGGCTGGCGGCCGAGGAGGCGAGCGCGGGGTTCTACCACGCGCTGGCGCGGCAGGGCACCCACATGCAGGTGCTGGCGCTCCGGGGCGGCGCCGCCGCCTTCTGCGGCCTGCTGGCGCGCGCGGTGGGCCTCTCGGGCGGCGAGGTGCGCCTGGACGCGCCCGTGCGGGCCGTGCGCGCGGACGGGGCGGGGGTCGAGGTCGCGGGCGACGCCGGGTCGGAGCGCTTCGACGCCGCCGTGGTGGCGGTCCCCGCGCCCGCGGCCCGCGAGCTGGCGGGCGGTTGGATGCCGGCGCTGGCGGATTGGTTGGCGGGCGTGGCGGTGCGCCCCACGGCCACGCTGGGGCTGGTCACGGACCGGCCGCTGGGGGTGCGCTGGTTCGGACTCTCCTTCGCCCGCGGCGAGTCGCGCGCGGCGGCGGCCGTTTGCGCGCTGGAGGCCAAGCCGGCCGCCCTGGTGCCGCCGGGGCGGGGCGCACTGGTCGTCTTCCCCCTCCCCGACGCCGGCGCGCGCTGGCTCGGCCTGGCGCCGGAGGAGGCGCTCCGGGCGGCGCTGCCGGACCTGGCGAAGCCGTTCCCCCGCATCGAGTCGATGCTGCAGGCGGTGCGCCTCTACCCGTGGCCGCACGGGTGGACGCTCTTCCGGCCGGGCTCGCTGGAGCACCTGGCCCGCTTCCGCGCCGGGGGCCTGGAGACGGACCCGCGCGTGGCCTTCGCGGGCGACTACCTCTACGCCCCGACGGTGGAGGGCGCGGTGACGGCGGGGCTCCGGGCGGCGGAGCGGATCCTGTCCCGGGCGCAGGCGGCGGCCGGATGA
- a CDS encoding TldD/PmbA family protein codes for MKRREFLLQGSALAAGTALLPRLARASEPREDWLQDPQTRELAMRALDAARSAGASYADVRISRARNQALGTRERQITFFNDADTFGFGVRVLAGGAWGFAASRDLTPDEVTRVARQAVEQARANARAMQRPVELAPAEVHRDAKWTSPVEVDPFTVPIEEKVALLLAANDAALKVQGARFVNSLMFFLKQEKTFASTEGSYIEQTLFRSWPTMNITAVAPDFSDFQQRQSTDVAPRGLGYEHVRGARLVETAPRWAEEAVQKLSAKPVQPGRYDLVLLPTHLWLTIHESIAHPTELDRIMGFEGNYAGTSFISPIQDYLGRFRYGPDFMNIQGERSMPGGLSSVGYDDEGVKPDEYLIVRNGMLNDLQTTREQAPWLSDWYRQSGRPVRSHGNSYAENWSVVQFQRMPNVNLLPNAQRDVSVEELVSGVQDGILIDGDGSFSIDQQRYNAQFGGQVFREIKNGRITGMLKDVAYQMRTPEFWNSMDGLGGRGTWFVGGSFFDGKGQPSQSNAVSHGSPAARFRKVNVINTGRRG; via the coding sequence ATGAAACGCAGAGAGTTCCTCCTGCAAGGCAGCGCGCTGGCGGCGGGCACGGCCCTGCTGCCGCGGCTGGCCCGGGCGAGCGAGCCGCGCGAGGACTGGTTGCAGGACCCGCAGACGCGCGAGCTGGCCATGCGCGCCCTCGACGCGGCCAGGAGCGCCGGCGCATCTTACGCCGACGTGCGCATCTCCCGCGCGCGCAACCAGGCGCTCGGCACCCGCGAGCGCCAGATCACCTTCTTCAACGACGCCGACACCTTCGGCTTCGGGGTGCGCGTCCTGGCCGGCGGGGCCTGGGGCTTCGCCGCCAGCCGCGACCTCACCCCCGACGAGGTGACGCGCGTGGCCCGCCAGGCGGTGGAGCAGGCGCGCGCCAACGCCCGCGCCATGCAGCGCCCGGTGGAGCTGGCGCCCGCCGAGGTGCACCGCGACGCGAAGTGGACCTCGCCGGTGGAGGTCGACCCCTTCACCGTCCCGATCGAGGAGAAGGTGGCGCTGCTCCTGGCCGCCAACGACGCGGCGCTCAAGGTGCAGGGGGCGCGCTTCGTCAACTCGCTGATGTTCTTCCTCAAGCAGGAGAAGACCTTCGCCAGCACGGAAGGGTCCTACATCGAGCAGACCCTCTTCCGCTCGTGGCCCACGATGAACATCACGGCCGTGGCGCCCGACTTCTCCGACTTCCAGCAGCGCCAGTCCACCGACGTGGCTCCGCGCGGGCTGGGCTACGAGCACGTGCGGGGCGCCCGGCTGGTGGAGACGGCCCCGCGCTGGGCCGAGGAGGCGGTGCAGAAGCTCTCGGCCAAGCCGGTGCAGCCGGGGCGCTACGACCTGGTGCTCCTGCCCACGCACCTGTGGCTCACCATCCACGAGTCGATCGCGCACCCCACCGAACTCGACCGCATCATGGGGTTCGAGGGCAACTACGCGGGGACCAGCTTCATCTCGCCGATCCAGGACTACCTGGGGAGGTTCCGCTACGGCCCCGACTTCATGAACATCCAGGGCGAGCGCTCCATGCCCGGCGGGCTCTCCTCGGTGGGCTACGACGACGAGGGGGTCAAGCCCGACGAGTACCTGATCGTGAGGAACGGGATGCTGAACGACCTGCAGACCACCCGCGAGCAGGCGCCGTGGCTGTCCGACTGGTACCGGCAGAGCGGGCGGCCGGTGCGCTCGCACGGCAACAGCTACGCCGAGAACTGGTCGGTGGTGCAGTTCCAGCGCATGCCCAACGTGAACCTGCTGCCCAACGCGCAGCGCGACGTGAGCGTCGAGGAGCTGGTCTCCGGCGTCCAGGACGGGATCCTGATCGACGGCGACGGGAGCTTCTCCATCGACCAGCAGCGCTACAACGCGCAGTTCGGCGGGCAGGTGTTCCGCGAGATCAAGAACGGCCGGATCACGGGGATGCTGAAGGACGTCGCCTACCAGATGCGCACCCCCGAGTTCTGGAACTCGATGGATGGCCTGGGCGGGCGGGGCACCTGGTTCGTGGGGGGCTCCTTCTTCGACGGCAAGGGGCAGCCCTCGCAGTCCAACGCCGTGTCGCACGGCTCGCCGGCCGCGCGCTTCCGCAAGGTCAACGTCATCAACACCGGACGGAGGGGCTGA
- a CDS encoding TldD/PmbA family protein has protein sequence MASKYFSREEAEALARRVLGFSTADEARVNIQSGTRGNTRFARNQVSTAGDAYDATLTVTSAFGKKVAAATTNRFDDASLRQVVQTSESLARLVPEDPEYLGELGTQQYPTSAGFFETTANLTPEQRAAAVTAITGPAERAGLVSTGFLDILVGSQAVATKRGLFAYQTASIANLTTTVRTPDGTGSGWAGTAANDWTRLNAAELGDRAIRKAQLSRNPRAVEPGEWTVILEPTAVANLVNLLMFSMDARQADEGRSFFSKQGGGNKIGEKVMDPRVTIVSDPSNPQAPMALFNGQGLPNKPMRWIENGTVANLQYSRFWAQKQGKEPTGFADGYVMSGGNSSVEEMIRSTERGLLVTRMWYIRGVDPRTILFTGLTRDGTFLIENGQITTAVKNLRWNESPVFMLNNVEAMSPPVRVSASESGEADSGAVLVPAIKARDFTFTSLSDAV, from the coding sequence ATGGCCAGCAAGTACTTCTCGCGCGAGGAGGCCGAGGCGCTCGCCCGCCGGGTGCTCGGCTTCTCCACCGCCGACGAGGCGCGCGTGAACATCCAGAGCGGTACCCGCGGCAACACGCGCTTCGCCCGCAACCAGGTCTCCACCGCGGGCGACGCCTACGACGCCACCCTGACCGTCACCAGCGCCTTCGGGAAGAAGGTGGCCGCGGCCACCACCAACCGCTTCGACGACGCGTCGCTGCGCCAGGTGGTGCAGACCAGCGAGTCGCTGGCGCGCCTGGTCCCCGAAGACCCCGAGTACCTGGGCGAGCTGGGGACGCAGCAGTACCCGACCTCGGCCGGCTTCTTCGAGACCACGGCCAACCTCACCCCCGAGCAGCGCGCGGCGGCGGTCACCGCCATCACCGGGCCGGCCGAGCGCGCGGGGCTCGTCTCCACCGGGTTCCTGGACATCCTGGTGGGCTCGCAGGCGGTCGCCACCAAGCGGGGCCTCTTCGCCTACCAGACGGCGTCGATCGCGAACCTGACCACCACGGTGCGCACCCCCGACGGCACCGGCTCGGGGTGGGCGGGGACGGCGGCCAACGACTGGACGCGGCTGAACGCGGCCGAGCTGGGCGACCGGGCCATCCGCAAGGCGCAGCTGTCGCGCAACCCGCGGGCGGTGGAGCCCGGCGAGTGGACGGTGATCCTGGAGCCCACGGCGGTCGCCAACCTGGTGAACCTGCTGATGTTCTCGATGGACGCGCGCCAGGCCGACGAGGGGCGCTCGTTCTTCTCCAAGCAGGGCGGGGGCAACAAGATCGGCGAGAAGGTGATGGACCCGCGGGTGACCATCGTCTCCGACCCCTCCAACCCGCAGGCGCCGATGGCGCTGTTCAACGGGCAGGGGCTGCCGAACAAGCCGATGCGCTGGATCGAGAACGGCACGGTGGCCAACCTGCAGTACTCGCGCTTCTGGGCGCAGAAGCAGGGGAAGGAGCCCACCGGCTTCGCCGACGGCTACGTGATGAGCGGCGGCAATTCCAGCGTGGAGGAGATGATCCGCTCCACCGAGCGGGGGCTGCTGGTGACGCGCATGTGGTACATCCGCGGGGTGGACCCGCGCACCATCCTCTTCACCGGCCTCACCCGCGACGGCACCTTCCTGATCGAGAACGGGCAGATCACCACCGCGGTGAAGAACCTGCGCTGGAACGAGTCGCCGGTGTTCATGCTGAACAACGTGGAGGCGATGAGCCCGCCGGTGCGGGTGAGCGCCAGCGAGTCGGGCGAGGCCGACAGCGGCGCCGTGCTGGTCCCCGCCATCAAGGCGCGCGACTTCACCTTCACCTCGCTGTCGGACGCGGTCTGA
- a CDS encoding amidohydrolase family protein — translation MPTPARPARPFVRLALALLPALLPAAGLHAQRAYLLQGTVVSMDRPPFEGYVLVRDSAIALVGAGAPPAEAAGAVRVGTTGVIYPGLLDSHNHPTYNVLPLWNAPRRYDNRYQWRRGEPAYATYITRPYGWLRDSVRVSTQMAVWAEVRALAGGTTALQGWGPRDALLVDGDLARAVEAANYGHRFAGGTAIDLPQGAVLGPKHDSLAALSPWLLHLAEGRPGDSVSVRQADSLSLSGLLSPRLTVIHGTAVPVAQLRAWADSGVSVTWSPISNGLLYGATTPIDSVWRAGVNVSLGSDWGPSGSKNLLGELKAADLWNQAHGRPFSDSLLVAMVTVHPARALQWQAWAGTVTPGKAADLVVLDRIRMDPYRNLIEATERNVQLVLVGGRPMYGDADVLEPLYPGGVETVGTLLGRAKALAPPATPARPAFAAVQGALQRAFADTVLAWRSHLDPLFTATDTAYFGVLAAKAGPLTWLAGIESYYRRPAATGPRSTFAYARPDLSAPVAGVFPPGVPVTVVEKVEVAPGQWWALVSPGLGATRAVGYVPMQDLAAGP, via the coding sequence ATGCCGACTCCCGCCCGCCCCGCCCGTCCGTTCGTGCGCCTCGCCCTGGCGCTGCTCCCGGCGCTGCTGCCCGCGGCCGGCCTGCACGCGCAGCGCGCATACCTGCTCCAGGGCACCGTCGTCTCCATGGACCGGCCGCCCTTCGAAGGCTACGTGCTGGTGCGCGACAGCGCCATCGCCCTGGTGGGCGCCGGGGCGCCCCCGGCCGAGGCCGCGGGCGCCGTCCGGGTGGGCACCACGGGCGTGATCTACCCGGGGCTGCTCGACTCGCACAACCACCCCACCTACAACGTCCTCCCCCTGTGGAACGCCCCCCGCAGGTACGACAACCGCTACCAGTGGCGCCGCGGCGAGCCCGCCTACGCCACCTACATCACCCGGCCCTACGGCTGGCTGCGCGACTCGGTGCGCGTCTCCACGCAGATGGCGGTGTGGGCCGAGGTGCGCGCGCTGGCGGGCGGGACCACAGCCCTGCAGGGGTGGGGCCCCAGGGACGCCCTGCTGGTCGACGGCGACCTGGCCCGGGCCGTGGAGGCGGCCAACTACGGGCACCGGTTCGCGGGGGGCACGGCCATCGACCTGCCGCAGGGGGCCGTGCTGGGCCCGAAGCACGACAGCCTGGCCGCGCTCTCGCCGTGGCTCCTGCACCTGGCCGAGGGGCGGCCCGGCGACTCGGTCTCCGTCCGCCAGGCCGACAGCCTGTCCCTGTCGGGCCTGCTCTCCCCGCGGCTCACGGTGATCCACGGCACGGCGGTGCCCGTGGCGCAGCTGCGGGCCTGGGCCGACAGCGGCGTGAGCGTCACCTGGTCGCCCATCAGCAACGGGCTGCTCTACGGCGCCACCACGCCCATCGACAGCGTGTGGCGCGCGGGGGTGAACGTCTCCCTCGGGAGCGACTGGGGCCCGTCGGGCTCCAAGAACCTGCTGGGCGAGCTGAAGGCGGCGGACCTGTGGAACCAGGCCCACGGGCGCCCGTTCTCCGACTCGCTGCTGGTGGCCATGGTGACGGTGCACCCGGCGCGGGCGCTGCAGTGGCAGGCCTGGGCGGGAACGGTGACGCCGGGGAAGGCCGCCGACCTGGTGGTGCTCGACCGCATCCGGATGGACCCGTACCGCAACCTGATCGAGGCCACCGAGCGCAACGTGCAGCTCGTGCTGGTGGGAGGGCGCCCGATGTACGGCGACGCCGACGTGCTGGAGCCGCTGTACCCCGGCGGGGTGGAAACGGTGGGGACGCTGCTGGGGCGCGCCAAGGCGCTGGCGCCCCCCGCCACGCCGGCGCGCCCGGCCTTCGCCGCGGTGCAGGGCGCGCTGCAGCGGGCGTTCGCCGACACCGTGCTCGCGTGGCGCAGCCACCTGGACCCGCTCTTCACGGCCACCGACACCGCGTACTTCGGCGTGCTGGCCGCGAAGGCGGGCCCGCTCACCTGGCTGGCCGGGATCGAGAGCTACTACCGCCGGCCCGCCGCCACGGGGCCGCGGTCCACCTTCGCGTACGCCCGGCCCGACCTCTCGGCCCCGGTGGCGGGCGTGTTCCCGCCCGGCGTCCCGGTAACCGTCGTGGAGAAGGTGGAAGTGGCGCCGGGCCAGTGGTGGGCGCTCGTTTCTCCCGGCCTCGGGGCCACCCGCGCCGTCGGGTACGTGCCGATGCAGGACCTGGCCGCCGGCCCCTGA
- a CDS encoding response regulator: protein MRILVADDEQASAQALKVFLEDHGHQVIGPAPDGAEAVRLAYREHPDLAILDIDMPRMTGLEAIDQITRTRPIPIIVLTAHTDPEYLDRAAELPVFNYLTKPAGQAELVPAIRLASARFEEWSRLSGQVSELSRKIEERKTIERAKGILMEIRGVAEGEAYRLLQRESQQRGKAMIEIARAVVATQGVFRRAARPAGSDTAADA, encoded by the coding sequence ATGCGGATCCTGGTGGCCGACGACGAGCAGGCGAGCGCGCAGGCGCTCAAGGTGTTCCTGGAAGACCACGGGCACCAGGTGATCGGCCCCGCACCCGACGGCGCCGAGGCCGTGCGCCTGGCCTACCGCGAGCACCCCGACCTGGCGATCCTCGACATCGACATGCCGCGCATGACGGGGCTGGAGGCCATCGACCAGATCACCCGCACGCGCCCGATCCCCATCATCGTGCTGACGGCGCACACCGACCCCGAGTACCTGGACCGCGCCGCCGAGCTCCCGGTGTTCAACTACCTCACCAAGCCCGCGGGCCAGGCCGAGCTGGTCCCCGCCATCCGCCTGGCCAGCGCCCGCTTCGAGGAGTGGTCGCGCCTCAGCGGGCAGGTGAGCGAGCTGTCGCGCAAGATCGAGGAGCGCAAGACCATCGAGCGCGCCAAGGGGATCCTGATGGAGATCCGGGGGGTCGCCGAGGGCGAGGCGTACCGCCTGCTGCAGCGCGAGAGCCAGCAGCGCGGCAAGGCGATGATCGAGATCGCCCGGGCCGTGGTGGCCACGCAGGGCGTCTTCCGCCGCGCCGCGCGCCCGGCCGGCTCCGACACCGCCGCGGACGCCTGA
- a CDS encoding sigma-54 dependent transcriptional regulator, with the protein MSEPKILIVDDETAILDTLRILLRREGFQVETAVGGQQGIDRMHEVRPDVLLSDVRMPGVGGLEVLLAAKELDPSMPVILMTAQASLQTAIRAVNEGAFYYIQKPFANDELVAICRRAAESRQLKRENQALKTEIRRRDRTDAARPTGKAKKFLDVLKLAETAGPTDSTVLISGESGTGKEVLARFIHELSGRADGPFVSINCGALPENLLESELFGHVRGSFTGAVRDKQGLFVAAKGGTFFLDEVGEMSPATQVKLLRVLQEREVIPVGATEPVPVDVRIIAATNRDLEEEIRRGGFRSDLYYRLNVITLHLPPLRERPDDVPLLAEYFLKRFSEGRGRELRLAPETLQELQAYDWPGNVRELENALERAAVMTPDGEILPSALPSRITERAPQPLVQASLPPNPTLEIIERAYIHWVLHAEGGNKTRAAEVLGIDPSTLYRKLLRYGMETAQ; encoded by the coding sequence GTGAGCGAGCCCAAGATCCTGATCGTAGACGACGAGACGGCGATCCTGGACACCCTGCGCATCCTGCTGCGGCGCGAGGGCTTCCAGGTGGAGACGGCGGTGGGGGGGCAGCAGGGGATCGACCGCATGCACGAGGTGCGCCCCGACGTGCTCCTCTCCGACGTGCGCATGCCGGGCGTGGGCGGGCTGGAGGTGCTGCTGGCCGCCAAGGAGCTCGACCCCTCCATGCCGGTGATCCTGATGACGGCGCAGGCGTCGCTGCAGACGGCGATCCGCGCGGTCAACGAGGGCGCCTTCTACTACATCCAGAAGCCGTTCGCCAACGACGAGCTGGTGGCCATCTGCCGCCGCGCCGCCGAGAGCCGGCAGCTGAAGCGCGAGAACCAGGCGCTCAAGACCGAGATCCGCCGCCGCGACCGCACCGACGCCGCCCGCCCCACCGGCAAGGCCAAGAAGTTCCTGGACGTGCTGAAGCTGGCCGAGACCGCGGGGCCCACCGACTCCACGGTGCTCATCTCCGGCGAGAGCGGCACCGGCAAGGAGGTGCTGGCGCGCTTCATCCACGAGCTGTCGGGGCGCGCCGACGGGCCGTTCGTCTCCATCAACTGCGGCGCGCTCCCCGAGAACCTGCTGGAGAGCGAGCTGTTCGGGCACGTGCGCGGCTCCTTCACCGGCGCCGTGCGCGACAAGCAGGGGCTCTTCGTCGCCGCCAAGGGAGGCACCTTCTTCCTGGACGAGGTGGGCGAGATGTCGCCCGCCACCCAGGTGAAGCTCCTGCGCGTGCTGCAGGAGCGCGAGGTGATCCCGGTGGGCGCCACCGAGCCGGTGCCGGTGGACGTGCGCATCATCGCCGCCACCAACCGCGACCTGGAGGAGGAGATCCGCCGCGGCGGCTTCCGCAGCGACCTGTACTACCGCCTGAACGTCATCACCCTGCACCTGCCGCCGCTGCGCGAGCGCCCCGACGACGTGCCGCTCCTGGCCGAGTACTTCCTCAAGCGCTTCTCCGAGGGGCGCGGCAGGGAGCTGCGCCTCGCCCCCGAGACGCTGCAGGAGCTGCAGGCGTACGACTGGCCGGGGAACGTGCGCGAGCTGGAGAACGCGCTGGAGCGCGCCGCGGTGATGACCCCCGACGGCGAGATCCTCCCCTCCGCGCTGCCGTCGCGCATCACCGAGCGCGCGCCGCAGCCGCTGGTGCAGGCGAGCCTGCCGCCCAACCCCACGCTGGAGATCATCGAGCGCGCCTACATCCACTGGGTGCTGCACGCCGAGGGCGGCAACAAGACCCGCGCCGCCGAGGTGCTCGGCATCGACCCGTCGACGCTCTACCGCAAGCTGCTGCGCTACGGGATGGAGACGGCGCAGTAA